A stretch of candidate division KSB1 bacterium DNA encodes these proteins:
- a CDS encoding DUF2961 domain-containing protein has protein sequence MKKHLLWATGLLALVVLPHWVLAQARVEDFSLGRLPYFKQSRLRQISSFDTTGGNADRLVIPRGQTAVLADIKGAGVITRIWLTIASRDPYFLRRIVLRMYWDDESSPSVLCPVGDFFGTGFAYTHYTSLLLGMSSGGYYCYFPMPFARRARIEVTNETDYDIDSFYYHIDYQEVDKLEKNVGRFHAYWRREAQTAAGKNYTILDAEGYGHFVGCILNMQGRSGDITFLEGDEMIYVDGETTPSIYGTGTEDYFTSGWYFNRGTYPGALHGCIIKDEEQAKVVAYRFHVGDAIPFRRSLLATIEHGHGNEVPSDYSSVAFWYQREPHKPLTPLPPPKARIPLRVIVPPGVVEAEDLAAQVLVGDREKVVLRAEEMTTHGAEWSNGKQLACTGLATGDQVAVTFPVAMSDRYDVCCFMTKGPAYGQVRIALAGHPQEVVFDGYAPETTHAGAVELRDVKLPQGEHFLVLASVGRATTASGQDIGLDCILLRPRRQFVEEWLLIGPFDAGAEEDGAYGLLTAWPPEREIDLSATYTGKGGKPISWQNVRADSTGFVNMDALLTPNDYTAAYALTYVYSPKPRTVPVLIGSDDGVRLWVNDVLVVHNPALRPPSPDQDQVAVQLQAGWNKLLVKVVDVLGFWGFYLRIPDPEGELLFSTTPK, from the coding sequence ATGAAAAAGCATCTGTTGTGGGCGACAGGCCTTCTCGCGCTGGTGGTTCTTCCGCACTGGGTGCTGGCCCAGGCACGGGTGGAGGACTTTTCGCTGGGAAGGCTCCCCTACTTCAAGCAGAGCCGGCTGCGGCAAATCTCCAGTTTCGACACCACCGGTGGCAATGCCGATCGCCTGGTCATCCCCCGCGGGCAGACCGCCGTGCTGGCGGATATCAAGGGCGCCGGCGTAATCACGCGCATTTGGCTGACCATCGCTTCGCGCGACCCATACTTCCTGCGGCGCATCGTGCTGCGCATGTACTGGGACGACGAAAGCTCCCCCAGCGTGCTCTGCCCTGTCGGCGATTTTTTCGGGACAGGCTTCGCCTACACCCACTACACCTCGCTCTTGCTGGGCATGTCCAGTGGCGGCTACTACTGCTACTTTCCCATGCCCTTTGCCCGCCGGGCGCGCATCGAGGTAACAAATGAGACGGACTATGACATTGATTCCTTCTACTATCACATCGACTACCAGGAGGTGGACAAGCTGGAGAAGAACGTCGGCCGGTTCCACGCCTACTGGCGGCGCGAGGCGCAAACAGCAGCTGGCAAGAACTACACCATCCTCGACGCAGAGGGGTACGGCCACTTTGTGGGGTGCATCCTCAACATGCAAGGGCGCAGCGGGGACATCACGTTCCTTGAGGGGGACGAAATGATCTACGTAGACGGAGAAACCACGCCTTCGATCTATGGCACCGGCACAGAGGACTATTTTACCAGTGGCTGGTATTTCAATCGCGGTACGTACCCTGGCGCGCTGCATGGCTGTATCATCAAAGATGAGGAGCAGGCCAAGGTGGTGGCATATCGCTTTCATGTTGGCGATGCCATCCCGTTTCGCCGTAGCCTCCTGGCGACCATTGAACACGGTCACGGCAATGAGGTGCCCAGCGACTACAGTAGCGTCGCCTTCTGGTATCAGAGGGAACCGCATAAGCCCTTAACGCCGCTGCCGCCGCCCAAGGCGCGCATCCCTCTTAGGGTGATTGTGCCGCCGGGGGTCGTCGAGGCAGAGGATCTGGCAGCGCAGGTCCTGGTTGGTGATCGGGAAAAGGTTGTGCTCCGCGCAGAGGAGATGACCACCCACGGCGCCGAGTGGAGCAACGGCAAACAGCTGGCATGCACGGGCCTGGCGACTGGTGACCAGGTCGCAGTGACTTTTCCGGTTGCCATGTCGGACCGCTATGACGTCTGCTGCTTCATGACCAAGGGCCCGGCGTACGGCCAGGTGCGCATAGCCCTGGCCGGGCACCCTCAGGAGGTTGTGTTTGACGGGTACGCCCCCGAAACGACGCACGCCGGTGCGGTGGAACTCCGGGACGTGAAGCTGCCCCAGGGCGAGCACTTTCTTGTGCTGGCCAGCGTGGGGCGGGCGACTACGGCGAGCGGCCAGGACATCGGCTTGGATTGCATCCTGCTGCGGCCACGCAGGCAGTTCGTGGAGGAGTGGCTGCTCATCGGGCCCTTCGACGCCGGCGCAGAGGAGGATGGGGCCTATGGCCTGCTCACCGCTTGGCCGCCAGAGCGGGAGATCGACCTCTCCGCAACCTACACCGGCAAGGGCGGCAAGCCCATCTCCTGGCAGAACGTACGGGCCGACTCCACCGGCTTTGTGAACATGGACGCGCTGCTGACGCCCAACGACTACACCGCTGCTTACGCCTTGACTTACGTCTACTCCCCTAAGCCGCGGACTGTCCCCGTGTTGATCGGCAGTGACGACGGTGTGCGCCTCTGGGTGAACGATGTGCTGGTGGTTCATAATCCAGCGCTGCGCCCCCCATCACCTGACCAGGATCAGGTGGCGGTGCAACTCCAGGCCGGGTGGAACAAACTGCTGGTGAAAGTGGTGGACGTGCTCGGTTTCTGGGGTTTCTACCTGCGCATCCCAGATCCTGAAGGCGAACTCTTGTTCAGCACTACGCCGAAGTGA
- a CDS encoding radical SAM protein has product MEYRPSYLALYERGKLEERIVALRAVLRSCALCARRCGVDRLAGEVGYCKAGKAAVVSSAFPHCGEEVPLVGMHGSGTIFLAHCNLRCVFCQNWEISHGGEGREVSPQALAEMMLALQRAGCHNINFVTPTHFVPQIVEALPLAIQGGLNVPLVYNCGGYEAVETIRLLEGIFDIYMPDAKFGDQSWAARYCDAPDYFAVNKQALREMHRQVGELKVDALGIAYRGLLIRHLVIPNGVAGSEAVLRFIVEELSADSYVNIMAQYRPCYRAHQFPEIARAVSPKEVAGVIALARRLGLHRGFEEYRGALW; this is encoded by the coding sequence ATGGAGTACAGACCTTCGTACTTGGCGCTTTATGAGCGCGGCAAGCTGGAGGAGCGCATCGTCGCCCTGCGGGCCGTCTTGCGCTCATGCGCCCTGTGTGCCCGGCGGTGTGGGGTTGATCGCCTGGCAGGGGAGGTCGGCTACTGCAAAGCGGGGAAAGCGGCGGTAGTCTCCAGTGCCTTCCCGCATTGCGGCGAAGAAGTGCCGCTGGTCGGCATGCACGGTTCCGGCACCATCTTTCTGGCCCATTGCAACCTGCGCTGTGTGTTCTGCCAGAATTGGGAGATAAGCCACGGCGGCGAAGGGCGCGAGGTCTCGCCCCAGGCGCTGGCCGAGATGATGCTTGCCCTGCAGCGCGCAGGGTGCCACAACATCAACTTTGTGACCCCGACTCATTTCGTGCCGCAGATTGTCGAGGCGCTGCCATTGGCAATCCAAGGTGGACTCAATGTGCCGCTGGTCTACAACTGCGGCGGGTACGAGGCCGTGGAGACTATCCGGCTCCTGGAGGGCATCTTTGACATCTACATGCCCGACGCCAAGTTCGGTGACCAATCGTGGGCAGCACGCTACTGCGACGCGCCTGATTACTTTGCCGTGAACAAGCAGGCGCTGCGGGAGATGCATCGCCAGGTGGGGGAGCTGAAGGTGGACGCGCTGGGCATCGCCTATCGCGGATTGCTCATCCGCCATCTGGTGATACCCAACGGGGTTGCCGGCTCCGAGGCGGTGCTGCGTTTCATCGTCGAGGAGCTCTCCGCGGATTCCTACGTGAACATCATGGCGCAATATCGCCCGTGCTATCGGGCGCACCAGTTCCCGGAAATTGCGCGCGCCGTGAGCCCCAAGGAGGTTGCCGGGGTAATCGCATTGGCCCGGCGTCTTGGTCTGCACCGGGGCTTCGAGGAGTACCGAGGCGCGCTGTGGTAG
- a CDS encoding GIY-YIG nuclease family protein translates to MRLVWLTAQAIATGALRSAALRTAVSYVLVVRLRRPFAGLVGKLGRCRLEPGHYLYVGSARRGMARRVARHVRRQKVRRWHIDYLTSARAATVLGVVLSADQSECMLRKYLQERGCLPVLPGFGASDCSSGCESHLLRLAERDFLPVDLLRNEAQDGVQTFVLGAL, encoded by the coding sequence TTGCGCCTGGTCTGGCTCACCGCTCAGGCGATCGCAACAGGCGCCCTGCGCTCTGCAGCGCTGCGGACGGCGGTGAGCTATGTCTTAGTGGTGCGGCTGAGGCGCCCCTTCGCCGGTCTCGTCGGCAAGTTGGGGCGATGCCGGCTTGAACCAGGTCATTATCTCTACGTGGGCAGTGCCAGACGTGGGATGGCGCGAAGGGTGGCGCGGCACGTGCGCCGTCAGAAGGTCCGGCGCTGGCACATCGATTATCTGACTAGCGCCAGGGCGGCGACTGTCTTAGGCGTAGTGCTGTCCGCAGACCAGAGCGAATGCATGCTGCGAAAATACCTACAGGAAAGGGGGTGCCTGCCAGTGCTGCCTGGTTTCGGTGCTTCTGACTGCAGCTCGGGTTGTGAGAGCCACCTCTTGCGGCTCGCCGAGAGGGATTTCCTGCCGGTTGACTTGTTGCGCAACGAGGCGCAGGATGGAGTACAGACCTTCGTACTTGGCGCTTTATGA
- a CDS encoding YfiM family protein: protein MLRSLALLLLLGFALLAKGEALAQAPTARQRGEPQVSTSHKAALVPASLGFSAEKRSVVRSDSSAGLLPSMGGGEPRLPDLRLQRLVLAAAGLVAANTAAYAHFHKVWWDHPRTRFHLYRGWRRTSGSYDLGFDDSLWHHVDKCGHLYSASLLSRYGAATARWVGLSENQADWAGFALASLLMLEIELYDGFFAEWGFSLGDLLANEAGAAFPILQRRHPRLQRVNIKWSYHPSGDPCYGRYMVEDYAGMTFWLCLDAHLLLPQVVRRYWPDVVDVAVGYGTTDKIGGRKEVYLALDLDLRKVHFRSSVLRTVAETLNIVHMPAPTVRIHPRAGWHLLYL, encoded by the coding sequence GTGCTCCGCAGTCTCGCGCTTCTGCTGCTCCTCGGGTTTGCCCTGCTGGCGAAGGGAGAGGCGCTGGCGCAAGCGCCCACGGCCAGGCAACGAGGCGAGCCGCAGGTGTCCACGAGCCACAAGGCGGCGCTCGTCCCCGCTTCCCTGGGGTTCTCGGCAGAGAAGCGGTCCGTCGTTCGCAGCGACAGCAGCGCGGGGCTTTTGCCCTCCATGGGCGGCGGTGAGCCACGCCTGCCCGACCTCAGGCTGCAAAGGCTTGTGCTCGCCGCGGCTGGACTGGTGGCCGCCAACACTGCCGCCTACGCCCATTTCCACAAGGTGTGGTGGGACCACCCGCGCACGCGTTTTCACCTCTACCGGGGTTGGCGGCGCACCAGCGGGTCCTATGACCTCGGCTTCGACGACAGCCTCTGGCACCATGTGGATAAGTGCGGCCACCTCTACAGCGCCAGCCTGCTCTCACGGTACGGTGCTGCCACGGCCAGGTGGGTGGGGTTGTCCGAGAACCAAGCCGACTGGGCAGGGTTCGCTCTCGCCTCGCTCCTCATGCTGGAAATTGAGCTTTATGACGGCTTCTTCGCCGAATGGGGTTTCAGCCTTGGGGATCTGTTGGCGAACGAAGCAGGGGCAGCCTTTCCCATTCTGCAGCGTCGCCATCCGCGCCTGCAGAGGGTGAATATCAAATGGAGCTATCATCCGTCTGGCGACCCGTGCTACGGCAGGTACATGGTCGAGGACTATGCCGGAATGACCTTCTGGCTATGTCTGGACGCCCACCTGTTGCTGCCCCAGGTGGTCCGCCGATACTGGCCGGACGTGGTGGACGTCGCGGTGGGCTACGGGACGACAGACAAGATCGGCGGCCGCAAGGAAGTGTACCTGGCCTTGGATCTTGACCTCAGAAAGGTCCACTTCCGGAGCTCCGTGTTGCGCACGGTTGCTGAGACGCTCAACATCGTGCACATGCCGGCGCCGACGGTGCGCATACATCCTCGCGCTGGCTGGCACCTTCTCTACCTCTGA
- a CDS encoding hemolysin family protein: MFGSVLFGLIFLVLLIGISAMTSAAETSFFALSHLELERLREAGKGSAAQIVRLRAQPRRLLVTILTANTAANVAAAVVATLTFTRLADPLGLSRNLAATLAGVLITVAILVFAELSPKLVATRNSLCMATRLSGFVLVLWYLLYPVTLLLNAVADGVARLAGSRPEGLALSQDELKAMVAVADQHGYLEEEEREMIHSIFEFGETQVREIMVPRMDMVCAETGARMAELVELITRHGHTRIPLYEHSVDNIRGIIHAKDLLPYLNQPEARPSLESLARPAIFVPESKPINDMLKEFQAQRTHMAIVVDEYGGTVGLVTLEDVIEEIVGEIQDEYDEEPSLVRRINDRTWLVDAKINIEELNEALGLQLPTEEGYDTLGGFLLQRMGHLPQQKEEVREGNTVFVIERVVKRRIKRVRITKGSSAPGA; encoded by the coding sequence GTGTTCGGCTCGGTGCTGTTTGGGCTGATCTTTCTCGTGCTGCTGATAGGGATCTCGGCGATGACGTCGGCGGCGGAGACGTCGTTTTTCGCCCTTTCCCACTTGGAGCTTGAACGGTTGCGCGAGGCGGGGAAGGGTTCCGCAGCCCAGATTGTGCGTCTTCGCGCGCAGCCACGCCGGCTCCTGGTCACCATCCTGACAGCCAATACCGCGGCCAATGTGGCGGCTGCCGTGGTGGCGACGCTCACCTTTACGCGTCTTGCCGATCCGCTGGGCCTGAGCCGCAACTTAGCCGCTACCCTTGCGGGCGTGCTCATCACGGTGGCAATCTTGGTCTTTGCAGAGCTTTCGCCGAAACTGGTGGCCACGCGTAACTCTCTCTGCATGGCAACCCGCCTGTCAGGCTTCGTACTGGTGCTCTGGTACCTCCTGTACCCGGTTACCCTCCTCCTCAACGCTGTGGCTGACGGAGTGGCCCGCCTTGCCGGCAGTCGTCCCGAGGGGCTTGCCCTTTCGCAGGATGAGCTGAAGGCGATGGTCGCGGTAGCCGACCAGCATGGCTACCTGGAGGAGGAAGAGCGGGAGATGATCCATTCCATCTTTGAGTTCGGCGAGACGCAGGTACGTGAGATTATGGTGCCCCGCATGGACATGGTGTGTGCAGAAACCGGCGCGCGCATGGCCGAACTGGTGGAGCTCATTACCCGCCACGGGCACACCCGAATCCCTCTGTACGAGCACAGCGTCGACAACATCCGGGGGATTATCCATGCCAAAGACCTGCTGCCTTATCTCAACCAGCCCGAGGCCAGGCCGTCGCTGGAGAGCCTTGCGCGGCCGGCGATCTTTGTGCCGGAGAGCAAACCTATTAACGATATGCTGAAAGAGTTCCAAGCGCAGCGCACGCACATGGCCATCGTTGTCGATGAGTACGGCGGCACGGTCGGTCTGGTCACGCTGGAAGACGTAATCGAGGAGATTGTCGGCGAGATCCAGGACGAGTATGACGAGGAGCCCTCGCTGGTGCGGCGCATCAACGACCGTACCTGGCTCGTGGACGCCAAGATCAACATCGAGGAGCTCAATGAAGCCCTGGGTCTGCAGCTGCCCACCGAGGAGGGGTACGACACGTTGGGCGGCTTCCTGTTGCAGCGCATGGGACACCTGCCCCAGCAGAAAGAGGAGGTGCGAGAGGGCAACACCGTGTTTGTGATCGAGCGGGTGGTCAAACGGCGCATCAAGCGCGTGCGCATCACCAAGGGGTCGAGCGCTCCAGGTGCCTGA
- the ybeY gene encoding rRNA maturation RNase YbeY, which translates to MREKRDMVRVFNAHPRRRFLVRRIKRLAELVLGSEGGREPGEVNIVLCDDDRLQELNRRFLGHDYPTDVVAFPLGDGPDALDGEVYVSLDRAEEQARTVGVSFENEVCRLVVHGLLHLLGYDDRDGDAATQMHARQEEYLRLFEGRQAAAPAGSKRGN; encoded by the coding sequence GTGAGGGAGAAACGCGATATGGTGCGGGTGTTCAATGCCCACCCCAGAAGGCGTTTTCTGGTGCGGCGGATCAAGAGGCTGGCGGAGCTGGTCCTCGGCTCCGAGGGTGGCAGGGAGCCGGGCGAGGTCAACATAGTGCTTTGCGACGATGACCGGCTGCAGGAGCTGAACAGGCGTTTCCTTGGGCACGACTACCCTACTGACGTAGTCGCTTTTCCGTTGGGTGATGGGCCGGACGCGCTGGATGGCGAAGTTTATGTGAGCCTGGACCGGGCGGAGGAACAGGCCCGCACTGTGGGCGTGAGCTTTGAAAACGAAGTTTGTCGCCTGGTTGTGCACGGTCTGCTCCACTTGCTCGGCTACGACGACCGGGACGGCGATGCCGCGACACAGATGCACGCGCGCCAGGAGGAATACCTGAGACTCTTCGAGGGAAGGCAAGCGGCTGCTCCCGCAGGAAGCAAGAGAGGGAATTGA